In the Wyeomyia smithii strain HCP4-BCI-WySm-NY-G18 chromosome 2, ASM2978416v1, whole genome shotgun sequence genome, one interval contains:
- the LOC129723482 gene encoding coatomer subunit zeta-1 yields MDSLMEPTLYTIKGMCILDNDGNRILAKYYDKNVFPTVKEQKAYEKNLFNKTHRANAEIIMLDGLTCVYKSNVDLFFYVMGSTHENELILLSVLNCLFDTVTMILKKNVEKRAVLENLDIVMLAFDEICDGGIILDADPSSVVKRVDLRNDDIPIGEQTVAQVFQSAREQLKWTLLK; encoded by the exons ATGGATTCGTTAATG GAACCTACATTATACACTATCAAAGGAATGTGCATTCTAGACAACGATGGAAACCGGATATTAGCAAAATATTATGATAAAAATGTTTTTCCTACTGTTAAAGAACAGAAAGCATACGAAAAAAATCTGTTCAATAAAACTCATAGAGCAAATGCAGAAATTATCATGCTTGATGGCCTTACGTGTGTCTACAAAAGTAATGTTGACTTGTTCTTTTATGTTATGGGTAGTACACATGAGAATGAGCTAATATTGCTGTCCGTGCTCAACTGCCTTTTCGACACGGTCACAATGATTTTGAAGAAGAATGTCGAGAAAAGAGCGGTGTTGGAAAACCTGGATATTGTAATGCTGGCTTTTGACGAAATTTGTGATGGAGG AATTATTCTTGATGCTGATCCCTCCTCTGTGGTGAAGCGAGTGGATTTACGAAATGATGACATTCCAATTGGAGAGCAGACTGTGGCACAG GTATTCCAATCCGCTCGAGAACAATTGAAGTGGACACTGCTTAAATAA
- the LOC129723481 gene encoding guanine nucleotide-binding protein G(f) subunit alpha, whose amino-acid sequence MLLKDCFRRSSQAIIRKKQLEKRITQINEKFHTSVKILLLGAGESGKTTIIKQMKILHEQNGFSFDERLDKLHDIIENIHESIYELVRHVILMNLQFDSKENHWCAQDILKIGKQAPWHLSMEYVQRVRTLWADNGVRKCFKRSNEFQLIDSAKYFLDRIEIISMPGYIPSNVDILNCRKTTNGIQEVRFRIPMSKSFGGGYQEFRIFDVGGQRSHRTKWMQVFEGIEAVLFMIACGSFDQTLREDPSKNRLAEAFELFRGVWHNRFLSETGIIVFLNKQDILKQKIEAGKSIEDYFPEYNQYKENADSDICDEYTRARTFIKSMLVDITNEPPRRTSHLIKRKRSCYYHYTIATDTNNIRMVFNDVHNIILARNLQNIDVI is encoded by the exons ATGCTTCTCAAAGATTGCTTTCGACGGTCATCGCAGGCAATCATTCGAAAGAAACAATTGGAAAAAAGGATTActcaaataaacgaaaaatttcACACTTCAGTCAAAATTCTTTTACTGGGAGCTGGTGAATCTGGAAAAACAACTATcatcaaacaaatgaaaattttgcATGAACAAAATGGATTCAGCTTTGA tgAACGACTAGACAAATTACATGACATCatcgaaaatatacatgaaTCAATATATGAATTAGTGCGGCATGTGATTTTAATGAATCTGCAGTTTGACTCGAAAGAAAACCACTGGTGCGCTCAAGACATTTTGAAAATAGGAAAGCAAGCTCCTTGGCATTTGAGCATGGAATATGTACAACGTGTACGAACTTTGTGGGCCGACAATGGTGTGAGAAAATGCTTCAAGCGCTCCAATGAATTTCAACTGATAGACAGTGCGAAATA CTTTTTGGATCGCATTGAAATAATATCAATGCCTGGGTATATTCCTTCGAACGTGGACATTCTCAACTGCCGGAAAACAACTAACGGTATACAGGAGGTACGATTTCGTATCCCAATGTCGAAATCCTTTGGCGGTGGATATCAGGAATTCCGAATCTTTGACGTTGGCGGACAACGTAGTCACAGAACGAAGTGGATGCAGGTGTTCGAAGGTATCGAAGCAGTTTTATTTATGATCGCATGCGGTAGTTTTGATCAAACATTACGAGAAGATCCTTCAAAAAACCGCCTGGCTGAAGCGTTTGAGCTGTTCAGAGGTGTTTGGCACAATCGATTCTTGTCGGAAACGGGAATTATTGTATTTCTCAATAAACAAGACATTTTAAAGCAGAAAATTGAGGCAGGAAAATCAATAGAAGATTATTTTCCAGAATACAATCAGTATAAGGAAAATGCAGATAGCGATATTTGCGATGAATATACACGCGCAAGGACATTCATAAAGTCTATGTTGGTG GATATAACAAACGAGCCCCCAAGGCGCACTTCTCATCTGATAAAGCGTAAAAGGTCCTGCTATTATCATTATACGATTGCAACGGACACTAACAACATTCGAATGGTGTTTAATGACGTGCATAATATTATTCTAGCAAGAAATTTACAAAATATTGACGTTATATAG